From Microcystis aeruginosa NIES-2549, a single genomic window includes:
- a CDS encoding metal ABC transporter solute-binding protein, Zn/Mn family, with protein MKKLILSCLFLGLVACNPSVNTTDNQKPKVISTSTIIADLTARVGGEEIDHQDILKPGDDPHVYEPVPADSVALEKADLILYNGYNLEPGLIKMINSTGIKAKKVAVGEAIKPLQLAKEGQKVPDPHVWGSAKNGIIMVEKIRDQLIELSPEDKGIFTANAAQLIAELENLDRWIAAAIETIPPSQRQLVTTHDAFQYYAHAYGLKVAGTLIGISTEEQPSAQTVKNLADAIKNLQVAAIFAETTINPALITTVAEEAGVKLAPQQLYSDSIGAVGTRGDSYVKMLKENTRSIVESLGGKVPQEGQ; from the coding sequence ATGAAAAAACTAATTTTATCCTGTTTATTTTTGGGATTGGTTGCTTGTAATCCCTCGGTTAATACCACCGATAACCAAAAACCCAAGGTAATCTCCACTAGCACAATTATCGCCGATTTAACCGCACGAGTGGGCGGTGAAGAAATTGACCATCAAGACATTTTAAAACCGGGGGATGATCCCCACGTTTATGAACCAGTTCCCGCCGATAGTGTCGCTTTAGAAAAAGCCGATTTAATTCTCTATAACGGTTATAATCTCGAACCGGGGTTAATTAAAATGATCAATTCTACGGGGATTAAGGCGAAAAAAGTGGCCGTGGGAGAAGCAATCAAGCCTTTACAACTGGCAAAAGAGGGGCAGAAAGTCCCCGATCCCCACGTTTGGGGTTCGGCGAAAAATGGGATAATCATGGTGGAAAAAATCCGAGATCAATTGATTGAATTAAGTCCCGAAGATAAAGGGATTTTTACTGCAAATGCCGCCCAATTAATCGCAGAATTAGAAAACCTTGATCGCTGGATTGCTGCGGCTATTGAAACTATCCCCCCTTCCCAAAGACAATTAGTCACCACTCATGACGCTTTTCAGTATTATGCTCATGCCTATGGTTTAAAAGTAGCGGGAACTTTAATTGGTATTAGTACCGAAGAACAACCTAGCGCCCAAACAGTGAAAAATCTAGCCGATGCTATTAAAAATCTCCAGGTTGCTGCTATCTTTGCCGAGACCACTATTAATCCCGCTTTAATTACCACGGTAGCGGAAGAAGCGGGGGTGAAATTAGCACCACAACAATTATATTCTGATTCGATCGGCGCGGTGGGTACTAGGGGGGATAGTTATGTAAAAATGCTGAAAGAAAATACGCGCTCGATCGTAGAATCTTTAGGGGGAAAAGTACCTCAAGAAGGTCAATAG
- a CDS encoding CobW family GTP-binding protein yields MQTVESQAINTMSVPKKGLPVTIITGFLGSGKTTLLNHILSNQQGLKTAVLVNEFGEIGIDNELIISSDDSMVELNNGCICCTINEDLIQAVYKILERPEKIDYLVVETTGLADPLPVALTFLGTELREMTRLDSIVTMVDCANFSLDLFNSQAALSQITYGDIIVLNKTDLVDEGDVDSLEIRIRDMKEGARILRTSKSQVPLPLILSVGLFESDKYFDTEEEHHDHDHHDHDHDHCDHDHDHDHDHDHHDHSNHLEVDGFTSISFASDQPFSIRKFQYFLDNQLPESVFRAKGILWFDESPKRHIFHLSGKRFTLEDDEWKGSPKNQLVLIGQNLDHETLKEQINNCLSLPAVNRGKGFGK; encoded by the coding sequence ATGCAAACCGTCGAATCACAAGCTATTAACACGATGTCAGTGCCAAAAAAAGGGCTACCGGTAACAATTATTACTGGGTTTCTGGGTAGTGGTAAAACTACTCTTCTCAATCATATTCTCAGCAATCAACAGGGATTAAAAACTGCTGTTCTTGTCAATGAATTCGGTGAAATCGGTATCGATAACGAACTGATTATCAGCAGTGATGACAGCATGGTAGAATTAAATAATGGCTGTATTTGCTGCACGATTAACGAGGATTTAATTCAAGCGGTTTATAAAATTCTCGAACGTCCCGAAAAAATCGATTATTTAGTCGTAGAAACCACAGGATTAGCCGATCCTTTACCGGTAGCCTTAACCTTTTTAGGGACGGAATTACGCGAAATGACCCGTTTAGATTCCATTGTCACCATGGTGGATTGTGCCAATTTCAGTCTCGATTTATTCAACTCGCAAGCGGCCTTAAGTCAAATCACCTACGGTGATATTATTGTTCTCAATAAAACCGATCTAGTGGATGAAGGGGATGTGGATTCTTTAGAAATAAGAATCCGGGACATGAAGGAAGGAGCGAGAATTCTTCGTACTAGCAAAAGTCAAGTCCCTTTACCCTTAATTCTCAGCGTCGGACTATTTGAATCGGATAAATATTTCGACACAGAAGAAGAACACCACGACCATGATCACCACGACCACGATCACGACCATTGCGATCATGATCACGACCATGATCACGATCATGATCATCACGACCATTCCAATCATTTAGAGGTGGATGGATTTACTTCTATTTCCTTTGCTAGTGACCAACCTTTTTCGATTCGGAAGTTCCAATATTTCCTCGATAATCAGTTACCGGAAAGCGTTTTCCGCGCTAAGGGTATTCTCTGGTTTGATGAAAGTCCTAAACGTCATATTTTCCACCTTAGTGGTAAACGTTTCACTCTCGAAGATGACGAATGGAAAGGTAGTCCGAAAAATCAGCTAGTTCTTATCGGTCAAAATCTCGATCATGAAACCCTAAAAGAACAGATTAACAATTGTCTCAGTTTACCTGCTGTCAATCGCGGTAAAGGATTTGGGAAATAA
- a CDS encoding DUF4079 domain-containing protein has product MNLPSFLWLWKIAAWSMGFALFAYFLLAVSGVNMGYRRLAGQSRPKWLRSFHLLSGLIMVALVLILLGIGLVGTIGHYGSLGHSSHLIAGLSVVFLVFVSAISGLNITTRPPLARSLHIGTNLLLFLGFLFVTLTGWDVVQKYLQ; this is encoded by the coding sequence ATGAATCTCCCCTCCTTTCTCTGGTTATGGAAAATTGCCGCTTGGTCGATGGGATTTGCCCTCTTTGCCTATTTTTTACTGGCAGTTTCGGGGGTAAACATGGGTTATCGACGACTTGCGGGCCAATCTCGACCAAAATGGTTAAGATCCTTTCATCTCCTCAGCGGCCTGATCATGGTTGCTTTGGTCTTAATTCTGCTGGGAATCGGATTAGTGGGAACAATCGGTCATTATGGCAGTTTAGGCCACTCTTCCCACCTGATAGCGGGTTTATCGGTGGTTTTTCTGGTTTTTGTTTCGGCAATTAGCGGCCTGAACATTACAACTCGTCCACCTCTAGCGCGGTCTCTCCACATCGGCACTAATCTTTTATTGTTTCTTGGTTTTCTTTTTGTTACCCTAACAGGATGGGATGTAGTCCAAAAATATCTACAATAA
- a CDS encoding M1 family metallopeptidase: MGLLLARKGTTDRVNLSLPDKNQQVRANMSHLTIDTENNQRQPFELPGAKPHYNPDRPGQVNHIFLDLIIDIPQQSFQGSCQITLTPIRQGISSLTLDAVDLNINSVFIEGISQPFDYDRSLLTIHLLQPTTDKPIILTINYQVKQPQRGLYFIGPDEYYPDKPIQVWTQGEDEDSRFWFPCFDYPGQLATSEIRVKIPQPYIAISNGELISVATVGEDRIYHWSQKQIHPTYLMTLAVGDFAELCDSWNGVPVTYYVEKGREEEGQRSMGKTPRMIEFFSQKFGYPYPYPKYAQVCVDDFIFGGMENTSTTILTDRCLIDQRASIDHTWTESLVAHELAHQWFGDLVVIKHWSHAWIKEGMASYSEVLWTESEYGKAAASYYLLGEARSYLEEDTSRYRRPIVTHVYREAIELYDRHLYEKGACVYHMIRSILGEDLFAKAIHTFVRDNAHKTVETVDLLRAIEKATGYNLLFLFDQYVYRGGHPDYKVAYSWDNENNLAQLTVTQTQDEKELFDLKIPVAFAYLNSEDLTYNLRIHQKEQTFYFPLAQKPDFVKFDRGNNFLKTVTLEYPIGELKAQLQQDPDPISRIYAATAIAKKGGLEAIEALGRALENEPFWGVRVEVAKQLATLRLDQAVTALIKGLNDEKAQVRRAIVEGLSEIKTLDSYNALKSLLETGDASYYVEAATARGLGSMAVGQLQNKEGEIIDLLNHILQSRKGWNEVVRAGAIGGLSQLKTSPAALESILTYTALGTPQPLRLAAIRALGAISSGQTTDKLTVILERLETIAKETFFLTQVAVCNALGQIENAKAIAILQALSDRTPDGRVRRVAEEAVQKVQKKLGSDKAIQEIREELEKMKQENQELKSRLTKLEAKNS, encoded by the coding sequence GTGGGATTATTGTTAGCAAGGAAAGGGACGACCGATCGTGTTAATTTAAGTTTACCGGACAAAAATCAGCAAGTTAGGGCTAATATGTCTCATCTCACCATCGACACGGAAAATAATCAGCGTCAACCCTTTGAATTACCGGGGGCTAAACCCCATTATAACCCCGATCGACCCGGACAAGTTAATCATATTTTTCTCGATTTAATTATTGATATTCCCCAACAAAGTTTTCAGGGCAGCTGTCAGATTACCCTCACTCCCATTCGTCAGGGAATTAGCAGTTTAACTCTGGATGCGGTGGATCTAAATATTAATTCTGTGTTTATTGAAGGTATCAGTCAACCCTTTGACTATGATCGTTCTCTCCTGACCATTCATCTGTTACAACCCACCACCGATAAACCGATTATCCTGACGATTAACTATCAGGTTAAGCAACCACAACGGGGATTATATTTTATCGGACCTGATGAATATTATCCCGATAAACCGATTCAAGTTTGGACCCAGGGAGAAGATGAAGATTCTCGCTTTTGGTTTCCCTGTTTTGATTACCCCGGCCAATTAGCCACCTCCGAAATTCGGGTTAAAATTCCCCAACCCTATATCGCTATTTCTAACGGAGAATTAATCTCGGTGGCAACCGTTGGTGAAGACAGAATTTATCACTGGTCACAAAAGCAAATTCATCCTACCTATTTAATGACTCTTGCGGTGGGAGATTTTGCCGAATTATGCGACTCATGGAATGGTGTTCCCGTTACTTATTATGTGGAAAAAGGACGGGAAGAAGAGGGACAAAGAAGTATGGGTAAAACTCCCCGCATGATCGAGTTTTTTAGCCAAAAGTTTGGTTATCCCTATCCCTATCCTAAATACGCGCAAGTTTGTGTAGATGATTTTATCTTTGGTGGGATGGAAAATACTTCCACCACAATTTTAACCGATCGCTGTTTAATTGATCAAAGAGCCAGCATCGATCATACTTGGACAGAAAGCTTAGTTGCCCATGAATTAGCTCATCAATGGTTCGGTGATTTAGTGGTGATTAAACACTGGTCTCACGCTTGGATTAAAGAGGGAATGGCTTCCTATTCTGAGGTTTTATGGACAGAATCGGAATACGGAAAAGCAGCTGCTAGTTATTATTTATTAGGGGAAGCAAGAAGTTATTTAGAAGAAGATACTTCCCGCTATCGTCGTCCGATTGTTACTCATGTTTATCGAGAAGCTATCGAACTTTATGATCGTCATCTCTACGAAAAAGGTGCTTGTGTTTATCACATGATCCGCTCTATTTTAGGGGAAGATTTATTCGCAAAAGCGATTCATACTTTTGTGCGGGATAATGCCCATAAAACCGTGGAAACTGTGGACTTATTACGGGCGATCGAAAAAGCGACCGGCTACAATTTATTATTCCTCTTTGATCAGTACGTTTATCGCGGTGGTCATCCCGATTATAAGGTCGCTTACAGTTGGGACAATGAGAATAATTTAGCCCAATTAACTGTCACCCAAACTCAGGATGAAAAGGAACTATTCGACTTGAAAATTCCCGTCGCTTTTGCCTATCTCAACTCTGAAGACCTTACCTACAATCTGCGGATTCACCAAAAAGAACAAACTTTCTATTTTCCCCTAGCACAAAAGCCCGATTTTGTCAAGTTCGATCGGGGTAATAATTTCCTCAAAACCGTCACTCTTGAGTATCCCATCGGCGAATTAAAAGCGCAATTACAACAGGATCCCGATCCGATTTCCCGTATCTATGCAGCGACGGCCATTGCTAAAAAAGGCGGTTTAGAAGCGATCGAAGCTTTAGGGAGAGCCCTAGAAAATGAGCCTTTTTGGGGGGTGCGTGTGGAGGTGGCCAAACAGTTAGCAACTCTTCGGTTAGATCAGGCGGTTACTGCTTTAATTAAAGGTTTAAACGATGAAAAAGCACAAGTCCGTCGGGCAATTGTCGAGGGATTAAGTGAAATTAAAACCTTAGATAGTTATAATGCGCTTAAATCCCTATTAGAAACTGGAGATGCTAGTTATTATGTGGAAGCGGCCACGGCGCGAGGATTAGGCTCCATGGCCGTGGGACAATTGCAAAATAAAGAAGGGGAAATTATTGACCTGCTCAATCATATTTTACAGTCAAGAAAGGGGTGGAATGAGGTAGTAAGAGCGGGCGCAATTGGCGGTTTAAGCCAGTTAAAAACCTCGCCGGCGGCTTTGGAGTCAATTTTGACCTACACGGCTTTAGGCACGCCTCAACCCCTGAGATTAGCCGCTATCCGCGCCCTGGGAGCGATTTCTTCGGGACAAACCACCGACAAATTAACCGTAATTTTGGAACGTTTAGAAACTATTGCCAAGGAAACTTTTTTCTTGACGCAGGTGGCAGTGTGTAACGCTTTAGGACAGATAGAAAATGCCAAAGCTATCGCTATTTTACAAGCTTTGAGCGATCGAACTCCCGATGGTCGCGTGCGTCGTGTAGCGGAGGAAGCAGTACAAAAAGTCCAGAAAAAATTAGGTTCCGACAAAGCAATTCAGGAAATTCGCGAGGAATTAGAAAAAATGAAACAGGAAAATCAGGAACTTAAAAGTCGTTTGACCAAATTAGAGGCGAAAAATAGTTAG
- a CDS encoding PEP-CTERM sorting domain-containing protein (PEP-CTERM proteins occur, often in large numbers, in the proteomes of bacteria that also encode an exosortase, a predicted intramembrane cysteine proteinase. The presence of a PEP-CTERM domain at a protein's C-terminus predicts cleavage within the sorting domain, followed by covalent anchoring to some some component of the (usually Gram-negative) cell surface. Many PEP-CTERM proteins exhibit an unusual sequence composition that includes large numbers of potential glycosylation sites. Expression of one such protein has been shown restore the ability of a bacterium to form floc, a type of biofilm.), whose protein sequence is MISLVPEPSSILGLGLFSLVGFLIKKWS, encoded by the coding sequence ATGATTTCGTTAGTACCGGAGCCTAGTTCTATTTTAGGGTTAGGCCTGTTTTCTTTGGTGGGTTTTTTAATTAAGAAATGGTCATAA
- a CDS encoding DUF5615 family PIN-like protein: MSQIRLYLDEDAGQRSVVEALRNLKIDVITTWEAKNIQLPDPDQLVWATQQGRVIYTFNVGDFCRLHKSYMTRSISHTGIIVAAKQRYSVGEQVKAIANLIATRSAEDIKNKLVFLGDYLE; this comes from the coding sequence ATGAGTCAAATCCGTCTCTACCTTGATGAAGATGCGGGTCAACGCTCGGTCGTGGAAGCTTTGCGGAATCTGAAGATTGATGTAATTACCACTTGGGAAGCGAAAAACATTCAGCTACCCGATCCCGATCAACTGGTTTGGGCAACCCAGCAAGGTCGGGTAATTTATACTTTTAATGTAGGCGATTTTTGTCGATTGCATAAATCCTATATGACGCGCTCGATCAGCCATACGGGAATTATTGTGGCCGCGAAACAAAGATATTCCGTGGGAGAACAGGTAAAAGCTATTGCTAATTTAATCGCTACCCGCTCTGCCGAAGATATCAAGAATAAACTCGTCTTTTTAGGGGATTATCTAGAATAG
- a CDS encoding DUF433 domain-containing protein, with amino-acid sequence MATGIDISEFIVASPDICNARPRIAGTRITIQSLVMDHKTGMSAEAIAKEYPQLSLAQIYSALAYYHANKEQIEADIDAYRADCEDWESRYRAGEF; translated from the coding sequence ATGGCTACAGGCATCGATATTAGCGAATTTATTGTGGCTAGTCCGGATATTTGTAATGCTCGTCCCCGGATCGCGGGAACTAGAATCACGATTCAAAGTTTAGTCATGGATCATAAAACGGGAATGAGTGCCGAAGCGATCGCTAAGGAGTATCCTCAGTTAAGTCTGGCTCAAATTTATAGCGCTCTAGCGTATTATCACGCGAATAAAGAACAGATAGAGGCCGATATCGATGCTTACCGAGCCGATTGTGAAGACTGGGAATCACGATATCGAGCCGGTGAATTTTAA
- a CDS encoding HAF repeat-containing PEP-CTERM protein, translating to MNKILANCISLGIGLGAIGVTFPAEAASFQGLGDLSGGSFSSGASGVSADGSVVVGFSDRAATGNPYIGWEAFRWTQATGMVGLGDLPGGDFGSLASEVSGDGSVVVGYSVSTNNFLNAFRWTQGTGMVGLGDLPGGGFDNFASGVSFDGSVVVGGSNTDIGPQAFLWTQAMGTVGLGDLPGGSSLSWAQGVSFDGSTVVGYSQSANGQEAFRWTQATGMVGLGDLPGGTFSSIANVVSADGSVVGGGSNSANGWEAFRWTQATGMAGLGDLPGGIFSSYATGISADGSVLVGYSESANGQESFIWNSTQGMRSLQQVLTNDYGLNLTGWTLSAATAIAADGLTVVGTGINPSGNYEAWIARLDGQTEPPNPTVPEPSAILGLGLFSLVGFLRKKRS from the coding sequence ATGAACAAGATACTAGCTAATTGTATCAGCTTAGGGATCGGATTGGGTGCGATCGGGGTCACTTTCCCCGCAGAAGCCGCCTCTTTTCAGGGGTTAGGAGACTTATCTGGGGGTAGTTTCTCTAGCGGTGCTTCAGGAGTATCAGCAGATGGGTCTGTTGTTGTTGGTTTTAGCGACCGTGCTGCTACTGGTAATCCATATATAGGGTGGGAGGCATTCCGTTGGACACAAGCAACGGGGATGGTCGGACTAGGGGACTTACCGGGAGGTGATTTCGGGAGCTTGGCTTCCGAAGTATCGGGAGACGGGTCTGTTGTGGTTGGTTACAGCGTTAGTACTAATAATTTTCTGAACGCATTCCGTTGGACACAAGGAACAGGGATGGTTGGATTAGGCGATTTACCGGGGGGGGGTTTCGATAACTTTGCTTCAGGAGTATCATTCGATGGTTCTGTTGTTGTTGGTGGTAGCAATACTGATATTGGCCCTCAGGCATTTCTTTGGACACAAGCAATGGGGACGGTCGGACTAGGGGACTTACCGGGAGGTAGTTCCCTTAGCTGGGCTCAGGGAGTATCATTCGATGGTTCTACTGTTGTTGGTTACAGTCAGAGTGCTAATGGTCAGGAGGCATTCCGTTGGACGCAAGCAACGGGGATGGTCGGACTAGGGGACTTACCGGGAGGGACTTTTAGTAGCATTGCTAATGTAGTATCAGCCGACGGTTCTGTTGTTGGTGGTGGTAGCAATAGTGCTAATGGTTGGGAAGCATTTCGTTGGACACAAGCAACGGGAATGGCCGGACTAGGGGACTTACCGGGGGGTATTTTCTCTAGCTATGCTACTGGAATATCAGCAGATGGGTCTGTTCTGGTTGGTTACAGTGAAAGTGCTAATGGTCAGGAGTCATTTATCTGGAATAGTACCCAAGGGATGCGGAGCTTACAACAGGTTTTAACTAATGACTATGGTTTAAATTTAACGGGTTGGACTTTAAGCGCTGCGACGGCAATTGCTGCTGATGGGTTAACGGTTGTAGGTACTGGAATTAACCCTAGTGGTAATTATGAAGCTTGGATCGCTCGTTTAGATGGACAAACTGAACCCCCCAATCCAACTGTACCGGAGCCTAGCGCTATTTTAGGGTTAGGGCTGTTTTCTCTGGTGGGTTTTTTGAGGAAGAAACGGTCATAA
- a CDS encoding DUF29 family protein yields MEELLELKNLLIAGNVPDALILVEEMTEMSKDDKLNKIFSFSIIVLLHLIKQQAEKRSTRLWETSISNSVRQIQRINQRRKTGGNYLTPEELKETLDDAYYSALRQAALEAFEGIYKPEEIEAMIDKNKIINQALELILID; encoded by the coding sequence ATGGAAGAATTATTAGAGTTAAAAAATCTATTAATAGCTGGCAATGTTCCCGATGCCTTGATTTTGGTAGAGGAAATGACAGAAATGAGCAAAGATGATAAGCTCAATAAGATTTTTAGCTTTAGTATTATTGTCCTATTACATCTGATTAAACAGCAAGCAGAAAAACGCAGTACCCGCTTATGGGAAACCTCTATTTCTAATTCTGTTCGACAGATTCAACGCATTAATCAACGACGTAAAACTGGAGGAAATTATCTAACACCAGAAGAATTAAAAGAAACCTTAGATGATGCTTATTATTCCGCTTTAAGACAAGCGGCATTAGAAGCTTTTGAAGGTATATATAAACCAGAAGAAATTGAGGCTATGATCGATAAAAATAAAATTATTAATCAAGCATTGGAATTAATATTAATCGATTAA
- a CDS encoding IS4 family transposase has product MLENELGRARYLLLLMIVGTLQILKQAKLEILAEALPIPILFESRRKKLKRFLKLEILNIEKIWFLCLKEMLKQQQRFTTKGLAYIAIDRTSWGAINILMVSLIYDKRAIPIYWEILDKKGSSNLEEQQRVLEKTLTVLSGHKIVVLGDREFCSVSLGKWLQKQSLYFCLRQKKSTNVKTKEGIYQEMRELGLSPGTQLFLNDVNITKEQGFGQFNLAGKWKKTYGGFQTKEPWYILTNFVDLETAIIAYQKRFDIEEMFRDFKSGGYSLEGSQLAPQYLSKLIIVIAIAYTSATLQGKKIKDMGIQKYVTRPEKRYKGQRRHSSFYVGQHLYHWLQLHQMFQKNIEELMQISRYRLKDYIKGQRAISLALSTF; this is encoded by the coding sequence GTGTTAGAAAATGAACTGGGACGAGCCAGATATCTACTGTTGTTAATGATAGTTGGAACCTTGCAAATACTAAAGCAAGCTAAGTTAGAGATATTAGCTGAAGCCTTACCAATACCAATCCTGTTTGAGAGTCGGAGAAAAAAACTAAAAAGATTTTTAAAGCTGGAAATTCTGAATATTGAAAAAATCTGGTTTCTCTGCCTAAAAGAGATGTTAAAACAGCAGCAGAGATTCACAACAAAAGGATTAGCGTATATTGCCATAGACCGGACAAGTTGGGGAGCAATAAATATCTTGATGGTGAGTCTAATTTATGACAAGAGAGCCATCCCAATCTATTGGGAGATATTAGATAAAAAAGGAAGTAGTAATCTCGAAGAACAGCAGCGAGTATTAGAAAAAACATTGACCGTGCTATCAGGTCATAAAATAGTGGTGTTAGGAGATAGAGAATTTTGCTCGGTCAGTCTTGGAAAGTGGCTTCAGAAGCAGAGTTTATACTTTTGCTTAAGACAAAAAAAAAGTACAAATGTCAAGACAAAAGAAGGAATTTATCAAGAAATGAGAGAGTTAGGTTTAAGTCCAGGAACTCAACTATTTTTGAATGATGTCAATATTACAAAAGAGCAGGGATTTGGACAGTTTAACTTAGCTGGTAAGTGGAAAAAAACCTATGGGGGTTTTCAAACAAAAGAACCTTGGTATATTCTGACAAATTTTGTGGATTTAGAGACGGCAATAATTGCCTATCAAAAAAGATTTGATATTGAGGAGATGTTCCGAGATTTTAAGTCGGGAGGCTATAGCTTAGAAGGTTCTCAATTAGCACCCCAATACTTATCAAAGCTGATAATTGTTATAGCTATCGCCTATACAAGTGCCACACTACAAGGTAAAAAAATTAAGGATATGGGAATCCAAAAATATGTCACAAGACCTGAAAAAAGATATAAAGGTCAACGCAGACACAGCAGTTTTTATGTGGGTCAACATCTCTATCATTGGCTCCAGCTACATCAAATGTTCCAAAAAAATATAGAAGAGCTAATGCAAATTAGCCGCTATCGGTTGAAGGATTACATCAAGGGACAAAGAGCTATATCGCTTGCTCTATCTACCTTCTAG
- a CDS encoding AAA family ATPase, which translates to MQESILQGIWEHQDYEEIAKDNQRSYDHIKKEAWKLWQLLSDVFQEDIKKSNVRSILENKASSTIYHFVNHHGNNISNNHINICRENNPYSEKNLKKSSNFPDNDHLSPIIDLTKAPELRCNYGRKLELSTLKEWLDNKTRLITIYGLTGIGKTALTLKLISEIAPQFDYIIYRSLENIPQLIALKDDLKQFFSQSLSTPLPDIIDYLSSYRCLIILDDVQNIFKLGELAGKYLSDCQDYHKFFQQIATTSHQSCLILISWELPRDFVTLKSDKIKTLYLQGLTTEFEKIFKEYGLKSEEKWTKLRELYQGHPNWLNIISSTIIELFDGEVSLFLEQMKNEIYLGDIEDSIECHLQRLSATEKKVMHWLANQTEAVEKFPKTANLDLSTSEFWATIQSLMRRCLLDKLPSETSSYFPINPVFKSYLQRNPND; encoded by the coding sequence TTGCAAGAATCCATCTTACAGGGTATTTGGGAACATCAAGATTACGAAGAAATTGCCAAAGATAATCAGCGCAGTTATGACCATATAAAAAAAGAAGCATGGAAGTTATGGCAACTGTTATCAGATGTTTTTCAAGAAGATATAAAAAAGTCTAATGTTCGTTCTATTTTAGAAAATAAAGCTTCATCTACTATTTATCACTTTGTTAACCATCATGGTAATAATATTAGTAATAACCATATAAACATCTGTAGAGAAAATAACCCCTATTCAGAAAAAAACTTAAAAAAGTCTTCAAATTTTCCAGATAATGATCATCTATCCCCCATAATTGACTTAACAAAAGCTCCTGAATTAAGGTGTAACTATGGACGTAAGTTAGAACTATCTACCTTAAAAGAATGGCTAGATAATAAAACTCGATTAATTACTATTTATGGGTTAACTGGAATCGGAAAAACAGCTTTAACCCTTAAATTAATTTCAGAAATTGCCCCACAATTTGATTATATTATTTATCGCAGTCTGGAAAATATTCCTCAATTAATCGCTCTCAAAGATGATCTAAAACAGTTTTTCAGCCAATCTCTATCAACCCCCTTACCTGATATAATAGATTATCTAAGCTCCTATCGTTGTTTAATTATTCTTGATGATGTGCAGAATATTTTTAAACTGGGGGAATTAGCAGGTAAATATTTAAGCGACTGTCAGGATTATCATAAATTTTTTCAGCAAATTGCTACCACATCTCATCAAAGTTGTTTGATTTTAATTAGTTGGGAACTTCCCAGAGATTTTGTTACCTTAAAATCCGATAAAATTAAAACTTTATACCTACAAGGTTTAACAACAGAATTTGAAAAAATATTCAAAGAATACGGTTTAAAAAGTGAGGAAAAATGGACGAAACTGAGGGAACTTTATCAAGGTCATCCTAACTGGTTAAATATCATCTCCTCAACCATTATTGAGCTATTTGATGGAGAAGTATCCTTATTTTTAGAACAAATGAAAAATGAAATTTATTTAGGAGATATAGAAGACTCGATCGAATGTCATTTACAGCGTTTATCCGCAACAGAAAAAAAGGTGATGCACTGGTTAGCTAATCAAACTGAAGCGGTAGAAAAGTTTCCCAAAACTGCTAATCTTGACTTATCTACTTCTGAATTTTGGGCAACTATTCAGTCATTAATGAGACGCTGTTTACTGGATAAATTACCATCAGAAACCTCGTCCTATTTTCCTATTAATCCTGTGTTTAAATCCTATCTTCAAAGAAATCCTAACGATTAG